One genomic segment of Flagellimonas marinaquae includes these proteins:
- a CDS encoding DinB family protein, with protein MKGFLQQLFDYNFYCNKKIIEQCSGREKVSGDCIRLFSHILNAHHIWNQRLLGSEVKFDVWDQHDMVLWEEIHYENQKTSFEIISNTDTFEKRVEYVNSQQVHFSNEVKDILFHIINHSTHHRGQIMMEWRKAGIAPEPLDYIHYKR; from the coding sequence ATGAAGGGGTTTTTACAGCAGCTCTTCGATTACAATTTTTATTGTAACAAAAAAATTATCGAGCAATGCAGTGGTCGGGAAAAAGTTTCTGGCGACTGCATTAGACTTTTTAGTCACATACTCAATGCGCACCATATTTGGAACCAGAGATTACTTGGTTCGGAAGTAAAGTTCGATGTTTGGGATCAACATGATATGGTACTATGGGAAGAAATCCATTACGAAAATCAAAAGACCTCTTTTGAAATTATTTCCAATACGGATACCTTTGAAAAACGTGTTGAATATGTGAACAGCCAACAAGTTCACTTTTCTAACGAGGTAAAGGATATTCTTTTTCATATTATCAATCATTCCACCCACCATCGCGGTCAAATTATGATGGAATGGAGAAAGGCTGGTATAGCTCCGGAACCTTTGGATTATATACACTACAAACGATAA